One window of Athalia rosae chromosome 4, iyAthRosa1.1, whole genome shotgun sequence genomic DNA carries:
- the LOC105687556 gene encoding meiotic nuclear division protein 1 homolog isoform X1 encodes MHLGNNMSKRKGLSADEKRVKMLQLFYEKKEFYQLKDLEKIAPKEKGIVAQSVKDITQTLVDDGLIDTAKIGTSIYFWSFPGKSIKANEKKIEDITQNLLELEIKLAKIHQEILNEKTGKEDTIARQKIMQEITMLQRKESQLQNEVAKHGENEPETIAQMSETAQKYKDAVNVWTDNVFAIQRWCKNKFDISETDLNKQFNISRDLDYIE; translated from the exons ATGCATCTAGGGAATAATATGTCCAAGCGCAAAGGATTATCTGCCGATGAGAAGCGTGTTAAAATGCTTCAACTGTTTtatgagaaaaaggaattctATCAGCTAaaggatttggaaaaaattgctcCAAAAGAAAAGGGTATCGTGGCTCAATCTGTCAAAGATATTACACAAACTTTGGTTGATGACGGACTAATTGATACGGCCAAAATTGGAACCTCTATTTATTTCTGGTCATTTCCTGG AAAAAGTATTAAagcaaatgagaaaaaaatagaggataTCACTCAAAATTTGCTTGAACTTGAAATTAAACTGGCAAAAATCCATCAGGAAATTCTGAACGAAAAA ACAGGAAAGGAAGATACTATAgcaagacaaaaaataatgcaaGAGATAACCATGCTGCAGAGAAAGGAGAGTCAACTACAAAATGAAGTTGCAAAGCATGGCGAAAATGAACCCGAGACAATAGCCCAAATGTCCGAAACTGCCCAG aagtaTAAAGATGCAGTCAATGTATGGACAGATAATGTATTCGCAATTCAGAGgtggtgtaaaaataaattcgatattTCTGAGACAGATCTAAACAAGCAATTTAATATATCCAGAGATTTAGATTACATCGAATAG
- the LOC105687559 gene encoding general transcription factor IIH subunit 5, with amino-acid sequence MVNVMKGILVECDAAMKQFLLHLDETFALGRKFIIQDLDERHLFISADILETLQAKVDDLMDQISFPLADKGL; translated from the exons ATGGTGAATGTTATGAAAGGAATTTTAGTTGAATG TGATGCTGCTATGAAACAATTTCTTTTGCATCTCGACGAAACTTTTGCCTTGGgccgaaaattcatcattcaAGACCTCGACGAACGCCACCTGTTTATATCTGCGGATATTTTGGAAACATTACAAGCAAAAGTCGATGATCTTATGGATCAAATTTCTTTCCCACTAGCAGATAAAggcttgtaa
- the LOC105687558 gene encoding zinc finger HIT domain-containing protein 1, which yields MAARESGRIKDANQKRILDDVVRKRRQRKALEALEQDNFHDDPHADLVMSKKVPKFQEALESRSVSRKKKTKSAEYYKQRFRKTFSQLVEEDHNYNPSPPNYSSAQSQPSRFPDRHFCAVCGFPCSYTCIPCGTRYCCIKCLGTHLDTRCLKWTA from the exons ATGGCTGCGAGAGAGTCGGGTAGAATAAAAGATGCAAATCAGAAAAGAATTTTGGACGATGTGGTACGAAAACGAAGGCAGAGGAAGGCTTTGGAAGCCCTTGAACAGGATAATTTTCACGATGATCCCCATGCAGATTTGg TCATGAGCAAAAAAGTACCAAAATTCCAAGAAGCATTGGAGAGCCGCAGtgtaagtagaaaaaaaaagacaaaatcaGCTGAATATTACAAGCAAAGATTTCGCAAAACCTTCTCGCAATTAGTAGAAGAAGACCACAACTACAATCCATCACCACCTAATTATAGTTCAGCTCAATCACAGCCCTCCCGATTTCCAGACAGACACTTTTGTGCTGTTTGTGGATTTCCATGCAGTTACACCTGCATCCCATGTGGCACGAGGTACTGCTGTATTAAATGTTTGGGAACTCATCTAGACACAAGGTGTTTAAAATGGACAGCTTAA
- the LOC105687556 gene encoding meiotic nuclear division protein 1 homolog isoform X2, with amino-acid sequence MSKRKGLSADEKRVKMLQLFYEKKEFYQLKDLEKIAPKEKGIVAQSVKDITQTLVDDGLIDTAKIGTSIYFWSFPGKSIKANEKKIEDITQNLLELEIKLAKIHQEILNEKTGKEDTIARQKIMQEITMLQRKESQLQNEVAKHGENEPETIAQMSETAQKYKDAVNVWTDNVFAIQRWCKNKFDISETDLNKQFNISRDLDYIE; translated from the exons ATGTCCAAGCGCAAAGGATTATCTGCCGATGAGAAGCGTGTTAAAATGCTTCAACTGTTTtatgagaaaaaggaattctATCAGCTAaaggatttggaaaaaattgctcCAAAAGAAAAGGGTATCGTGGCTCAATCTGTCAAAGATATTACACAAACTTTGGTTGATGACGGACTAATTGATACGGCCAAAATTGGAACCTCTATTTATTTCTGGTCATTTCCTGG AAAAAGTATTAAagcaaatgagaaaaaaatagaggataTCACTCAAAATTTGCTTGAACTTGAAATTAAACTGGCAAAAATCCATCAGGAAATTCTGAACGAAAAA ACAGGAAAGGAAGATACTATAgcaagacaaaaaataatgcaaGAGATAACCATGCTGCAGAGAAAGGAGAGTCAACTACAAAATGAAGTTGCAAAGCATGGCGAAAATGAACCCGAGACAATAGCCCAAATGTCCGAAACTGCCCAG aagtaTAAAGATGCAGTCAATGTATGGACAGATAATGTATTCGCAATTCAGAGgtggtgtaaaaataaattcgatattTCTGAGACAGATCTAAACAAGCAATTTAATATATCCAGAGATTTAGATTACATCGAATAG
- the LOC105687555 gene encoding hydroxyacyl-coenzyme A dehydrogenase, mitochondrial-like: MIFYFANSKMILPFSIIRRGIAASRSLNNVIKHVTVVGGGLMGAGIAQVTAQAGQKVTLVDLNTDVLKKADESIQKNLKRIAKKLYQDNPADGEQMVQAALACIEMSTDLQEAVKNTDLVIEAIVENIVAKHELFSSIDNIAPESTIFASNTSSLSIAEIASVTNRQEKFAGLHFFNPVPIMKLLEVIRIPETSDDTYNVLMTWGNAVGKTCITCKDTPGFVVNRLLVPYLAEAVRLLERGDASARDIDLAMKLGAGHPMGPIELADFVGHDTTKSIIDGWHKKFPDNPVFKPTETLNKLVKEGKLGIKSGEGFYKYNK, translated from the exons atgatattttatttcgcgaattcaaaaatgatcTTACCATTTTCAATCATACGCAGAGGAATTGCGGCGTCCAGATCATTGAATAATGTCATCAAGCATGTCACTGTTGTTGGAGGTGGCCTCATGGGTGCGGGGATCGCTCAG GTAACTGCACAAGCCGGACAGAAAGTCACATTAGTAGATTTGAATACTGATGTCTTAAAGAAAGCAGACGAAAGTATACAGAAGAATTTGAAACgtattgcaaaaaaattataccag GATAATCCTGCAGACGGTGAGCAGATGGTACAGGCTGCATTAGCTTGTATTGAAATGAGCACAGACCTTCAAGAGGCCGTTAAAAATACAGACCTTGTGATTGAGGCAATTGTGGAAAACATTGTAGCAAAACATGAGCTTTTTTCCAGCATCGACAAT ATTGCCCCGGAATCCACAATCTTTGCCAGCAATACATCCTCGCTATCAATTGCCGAGATTGCATCAGTTACTAACCGCCAGGAAAAATTTGCTGGTCTTCATTTCTTCAATCCTGTACCTATAATGAAGTTGCTTGAG gTAATTCGAATTCCAGAGACATCGGATGATACATACAATGTTTTAATGACCTGGGGCAATGCCGTGGGCAAAACTTGTATTACTTGCAAAGATACACCGGGATTTGTTGTAAATCGACTACTTGTTCCTTACCTAGCCGAAGCTGTACGTCTTCTAGAGCGTG GAGACGCAAGTGCACGAGACATTGATCTAGCAATGAAATTAGGAGCTGGACATCCAATGGGCCCAATTGAACTTGCAGATTTTGTTGGCCACGATACTACTAAGTCCATCATTGATG GATGGCACAAGAAATTTCCTGATAACCCAGTATTCAAACCTACTGAAACACTCAACAAACTGGTAAAGGAAGGAAAACTGGGCATCAAATCTGGAGAAGGTTTTTACAAGTACAACAAATAG